One window of the Burkholderia ubonensis subsp. mesacidophila genome contains the following:
- a CDS encoding FecR family protein, whose translation MTKAQADSAHDALDEASAWLLRLRSGGATRDDVDAFERWCADRPQAAQLLRDTWGTLRTASAELAQEERTAAAWANVAKRERAMRTGRRAFVGFAVAAGASWLALRPPMALWPSLAELAADFRTGTGEQRQVALAEDVTVELNTQTRVDVLPASVAARGVEVVAGEAEIDATPGAGRAAAMQPVVVVAGGGRMQATVAKFNVRRTGAQVCVTCLSGTVALQHPRGARTLRADDQVTYDDRGVQPVSRADPGAVSAWRRGMLVFNGVPLAEVVDEINRYRPGKVILRSAALGANRMQAQFPITRLDDVIDMVGRLYGAHITRLPGNLVLLS comes from the coding sequence ATGACGAAAGCCCAGGCCGATTCCGCACACGACGCGCTCGACGAAGCGAGCGCGTGGCTGCTGCGTCTGCGCTCCGGCGGCGCGACCCGGGACGACGTCGACGCGTTCGAGCGCTGGTGCGCCGATCGCCCGCAGGCCGCGCAGCTGCTGCGCGACACGTGGGGCACGCTGCGCACCGCGTCGGCGGAACTCGCGCAGGAGGAGCGCACGGCCGCCGCGTGGGCAAACGTTGCAAAGCGTGAAAGAGCGATGCGCACGGGCCGGCGCGCGTTCGTCGGCTTCGCGGTCGCGGCGGGCGCGTCGTGGCTCGCGCTGCGGCCGCCGATGGCGCTGTGGCCGTCGCTGGCTGAGCTCGCGGCCGACTTCCGCACGGGCACCGGCGAGCAGCGCCAGGTCGCGCTGGCGGAGGACGTGACGGTCGAGCTGAATACCCAGACGCGAGTCGATGTGCTGCCCGCGAGCGTCGCCGCGCGCGGCGTCGAGGTGGTGGCCGGCGAAGCGGAAATCGACGCGACGCCGGGCGCAGGCCGCGCGGCGGCGATGCAGCCGGTCGTCGTGGTCGCGGGCGGCGGCCGCATGCAGGCGACGGTCGCGAAATTCAACGTGCGCCGCACCGGCGCGCAAGTGTGCGTGACCTGCCTGTCGGGCACGGTCGCGCTCCAGCATCCGCGCGGTGCGCGCACGCTGCGCGCCGACGACCAGGTGACCTACGACGACCGCGGCGTGCAGCCGGTGTCGCGCGCCGATCCGGGCGCCGTCAGCGCATGGCGGCGCGGGATGCTCGTGTTCAACGGCGTGCCGCTCGCGGAGGTCGTCGACGAGATCAACCGGTATCGGCCCGGCAAGGTCATCCTGCGCAGCGCCGCGCTCGGCGCGAATCGCATGCAGGCGCAATTCCCGATCACGCGGCTCGACGACGTGATCGATATGGTCGGCCGCCTGTACGGCGCGCACATCACCCGGCTGCCCGGCAACCTCGTGCTGCTGAGCTGA
- a CDS encoding FecR/PupR family sigma factor regulator produces MTISQRDDYSGDAQALADEIREGAIRWLLWLRAGDASARELDAFRRWRMRSAEHARTAHELIWLWAVLGMLGQTEPGGSTQMH; encoded by the coding sequence ATGACCATATCGCAACGGGATGACTATTCCGGCGACGCGCAGGCGCTCGCCGACGAGATTCGCGAGGGCGCCATTCGCTGGCTGCTCTGGCTGCGCGCCGGCGATGCGAGCGCGCGCGAGCTCGACGCTTTCCGGCGCTGGCGAATGCGCAGCGCCGAGCATGCGCGCACCGCCCACGAACTGATCTGGCTATGGGCGGTGCTCGGCATGCTCGGGCAAACGGAACCGGGCGGGTCGACGCAGATGCATTGA
- a CDS encoding secretin and TonB N-terminal domain-containing protein, translated as MIRSRAPAGVLAIVAWFTLAALFMRVVQAQETGTAARQPGTTAHFDLPAQPLAKALQDFARITELIVLAPAPLLDGRTSASVKGEFLPRDALERVLAGTGLRAEFARPDEAIIVARPAADTAPAAVETPADAALPIDGVGVSDELRTFAGLLQTHLIDALCAQPAAVPGSYRLVAQVRIDNKGAVVAVNMVASSGFASRDAAVLRALRTLKLDAAPPAALPQPVTILLRPVGNGVHFRCPQTAERN; from the coding sequence ATGATTCGTTCACGGGCGCCGGCCGGCGTCCTGGCGATCGTCGCGTGGTTCACCCTTGCCGCGTTGTTCATGCGTGTCGTGCAGGCGCAGGAGACCGGAACCGCCGCACGTCAGCCGGGTACCACGGCGCACTTCGATCTGCCCGCGCAGCCGCTCGCGAAGGCCTTGCAGGATTTCGCGCGGATCACCGAGCTGATCGTGCTGGCGCCCGCGCCGCTGCTCGACGGGCGCACGAGCGCATCGGTCAAGGGCGAATTCCTGCCGCGCGACGCACTGGAGAGGGTGCTCGCGGGAACGGGGTTGCGCGCGGAATTCGCGCGACCGGACGAGGCGATCATCGTCGCGCGGCCGGCCGCCGACACGGCGCCGGCCGCGGTCGAGACGCCGGCGGACGCGGCGCTGCCGATCGACGGCGTCGGCGTATCGGACGAGCTGCGCACGTTCGCGGGGCTGTTGCAGACGCATCTGATCGATGCGCTGTGCGCGCAGCCGGCGGCGGTTCCGGGAAGCTATCGACTCGTCGCGCAAGTGCGCATAGATAACAAGGGGGCGGTGGTGGCGGTCAACATGGTGGCATCGAGTGGTTTTGCCTCGCGCGACGCGGCGGTCCTGCGCGCGCTGCGCACGCTGAAGCTCGACGCGGCGCCGCCGGCGGCGCTGCCGCAGCCGGTGACGATCCTGCTGCGGCCGGTCGGCAACGGCGTGCATTTCCGCTGTCCGCAGACAGCCGAACGGAACTAG
- a CDS encoding GspH/FimT family pseudopilin, with protein sequence MRTSARGNRRVGAARRSAGFTLLEMLVVLVIVGLLVAVVTLAPSRNRRTDLAEEAQRLASLLESAGDEAQVRSMAIAWQPVGGGYRFVQRTESGAWSPMTDDLFRARRWGAAVTGVSVRYTGGGEAIQRIVLGDESIDVPVTITLSSGSTRLLVVGTGIGNFVVQQP encoded by the coding sequence GGCTCGTGGCAATAGGCGTGTGGGCGCCGCGCGGCGCTCGGCGGGCTTCACGCTGCTCGAGATGCTCGTCGTGCTCGTGATCGTCGGGCTGCTGGTCGCGGTCGTGACGCTCGCGCCGTCGCGCAACCGGCGCACGGATCTGGCCGAGGAGGCGCAGCGGCTCGCGAGCCTGCTCGAATCGGCCGGCGACGAGGCGCAGGTGCGGTCGATGGCGATCGCGTGGCAGCCGGTGGGCGGCGGCTACCGGTTCGTGCAGCGCACGGAGAGCGGCGCGTGGTCGCCGATGACCGACGACCTGTTCCGCGCGCGCCGCTGGGGCGCCGCAGTGACCGGCGTGTCGGTCCGTTATACGGGCGGCGGCGAAGCGATCCAGCGCATCGTGCTCGGCGACGAAAGCATCGACGTGCCGGTGACGATCACGCTGTCGTCCGGTTCGACGCGGCTCCTCGTCGTCGGCACGGGGATCGGCAACTTCGTCGTGCAACAGCCATGA
- a CDS encoding RNA polymerase sigma factor, whose amino-acid sequence MSDTTRAGLRKLLASRYAYLVRRLERVTGSKDGAADALHETWLRLENANVSTQVTNADAYILGMANNVAIDQHRRERRHLHDDDVETLLELPDEVADPERIVAARRKVDALKDVLRGLPPRRRAILLAARVDGLLNREIAERFGISLRLVESELSAAMKYCLQRMQEEGESYTGSRGGPRKF is encoded by the coding sequence ATGTCCGACACCACCCGCGCCGGGCTCAGGAAGCTGCTGGCGTCGCGCTACGCGTACCTGGTCAGGCGTCTCGAACGCGTGACGGGATCGAAGGACGGCGCCGCCGACGCGCTGCACGAGACCTGGCTGCGCCTCGAGAACGCGAACGTGTCCACGCAGGTGACCAACGCCGACGCCTATATTCTCGGGATGGCGAACAATGTCGCGATCGACCAGCATCGCCGCGAGCGGCGACACCTGCACGACGACGACGTCGAGACGCTGCTCGAGCTGCCCGACGAGGTGGCCGATCCCGAGCGTATCGTCGCCGCGCGGCGCAAGGTCGATGCGCTGAAGGACGTGCTGCGCGGGCTGCCGCCGCGGCGCCGGGCGATCCTGCTGGCCGCCCGCGTCGACGGGCTGCTGAACCGCGAGATCGCCGAGCGCTTCGGCATTTCGCTGCGGCTCGTCGAAAGCGAGCTGAGCGCGGCGATGAAGTACTGCCTGCAGCGCATGCAGGAAGAGGGTGAGTCGTACACGGGTTCGCGCGGCGGGCCACGTAAATTTTGA
- a CDS encoding type II toxin-antitoxin system Phd/YefM family antitoxin, giving the protein MRTVVERFVEQSPMTILTRLVLQCALHDDWIDGAAGTEDEPDGEAIREALFALAVDAIVTIAARQSGSVRSPNAFDGGAATGFGPAVAALHDCMSRLRAGWGRALVKDSVDLLLPATAPRPREWAREWSRSTGGMRLRVLDGGMPFAGAGCGHDAAGCGCGCGNPGREAAAHARVLPVYDPDLGMIVDLLQHERGRMHERAFAGALLEAVQPGELWLIDGRFETDAILSGWPRRGGAFIVREHGRAATCRALGDWRDAGTHDGGVVREQAVGLAGERDASAALRRIEWRSATDAVATLLTDLPAAQFDARQIVQLACRPWRDALPLGPVFDGALFGEVPARASLLAHGIVAMAYNAFGAMTGVVGAALDLDARDVERLPSHIADGVAATYAGMMIALPPDWWRRYDQLPATTLGQIVRLLAAHVDPRSERRKRRDNRLSAKSQALLRAATLERLLHDDGDDAATNVFSLRTIAMATRDFSSNPSKALRHASEALVMVTKYNRPIALLVSIDDWNRLLGEVRETSMTRLSFDYAGATQNLRPAALGDTSLNQEARAAGVPVVAALSS; this is encoded by the coding sequence ATGCGCACGGTCGTGGAACGCTTTGTCGAACAGAGTCCGATGACGATCCTGACGCGGCTCGTCCTGCAATGCGCGCTGCATGACGACTGGATCGACGGCGCGGCCGGTACGGAGGACGAGCCGGACGGCGAGGCGATCCGCGAAGCGCTGTTTGCGCTGGCGGTCGACGCGATCGTGACGATCGCTGCGCGGCAATCGGGTTCGGTCCGGTCACCGAACGCGTTCGACGGCGGCGCGGCAACCGGGTTCGGCCCGGCCGTCGCGGCGCTGCACGACTGCATGAGCCGGCTGCGCGCGGGCTGGGGCCGCGCGCTCGTGAAGGACAGCGTCGACCTGCTGCTGCCCGCGACGGCGCCGCGCCCGCGCGAATGGGCTCGCGAATGGTCCCGATCCACCGGCGGCATGCGGCTGCGCGTGCTGGACGGCGGCATGCCGTTCGCAGGCGCGGGATGCGGGCACGACGCCGCCGGCTGCGGTTGCGGCTGCGGCAATCCCGGCCGCGAGGCCGCCGCGCATGCGCGGGTGTTGCCTGTCTACGACCCGGATCTCGGCATGATCGTCGATCTGCTGCAGCACGAGCGCGGCCGGATGCACGAGCGCGCATTCGCCGGCGCGCTGCTGGAAGCGGTGCAGCCGGGCGAGCTGTGGCTCATCGACGGCCGCTTCGAGACGGACGCGATCCTGTCCGGCTGGCCGCGCCGCGGCGGTGCGTTCATCGTGCGCGAACATGGCCGCGCGGCCACGTGCCGCGCACTCGGCGACTGGCGCGACGCGGGGACGCACGACGGCGGCGTGGTGCGCGAGCAGGCGGTCGGCCTGGCCGGCGAGCGCGATGCGTCGGCCGCGCTGCGCCGCATCGAATGGCGCAGCGCCACGGACGCCGTGGCGACGCTGCTGACCGACTTGCCGGCGGCGCAGTTCGATGCGCGGCAGATCGTGCAGCTCGCGTGCCGGCCGTGGCGCGACGCGCTGCCGCTCGGGCCGGTGTTCGACGGCGCGCTGTTCGGCGAGGTGCCGGCGCGCGCGTCGCTGCTCGCGCACGGCATCGTCGCGATGGCGTACAACGCGTTCGGTGCGATGACGGGCGTCGTCGGCGCGGCGCTCGATCTCGACGCGCGCGACGTCGAGCGCCTGCCGTCGCACATCGCCGACGGCGTCGCGGCGACCTACGCGGGGATGATGATCGCGCTGCCGCCCGACTGGTGGCGGCGCTACGACCAGCTGCCGGCGACGACGCTCGGCCAGATCGTGCGGCTGCTCGCCGCGCACGTCGATCCGCGCAGCGAGCGCCGGAAGCGTCGCGACAACCGGCTGTCCGCGAAATCGCAGGCGCTGCTGCGCGCGGCGACGCTGGAGCGCCTGCTGCACGACGACGGCGACGATGCCGCGACGAACGTGTTCAGCCTGCGCACGATCGCGATGGCAACGCGCGATTTCAGCAGCAACCCGTCGAAGGCGCTCCGGCATGCGAGCGAAGCGCTCGTGATGGTCACGAAATACAACCGGCCGATCGCGCTGCTGGTGTCGATCGACGACTGGAACCGGCTGCTCGGCGAGGTGCGCGAAACGAGCATGACGCGGCTGTCGTTCGACTATGCGGGCGCGACGCAGAACCTGCGCCCGGCCGCGCTCGGCGATACGTCGCTGAACCAGGAAGCGCGCGCGGCCGGCGTGCCTGTCGTGGCCGCGCTCAGCTCGTGA